The genome window TGGCAGCAACGGAACGGTGAGGTCTCTGCTCCTCTGGCAAACCGGGCAAGTCTCACATTATGTTGTCTGCTGAAAGTGGCCACTCTCTAGGCCTGGCCTAGGGTCACCCAAAGACAGGAGCAGATAGGGGAATCAGTGCTTCAAATGGATTAGGGACTTCTGGTGCCAAACAGacaacttctgaaaaatgacttgctttttcagcagcaggaaacaACATGTCCTGCAAGTCCGGCTCCTGGTGGGTGTCTTGAGTTGAACACTCAAACCACGGGCCACTTTGTCCTGGCCCAAGTATCACAAATGTCACTTCAGAGCCTGCCCGTAGGACCCCCACTCGCCTGGGTGGGGGGCTCTGGGGTACAGCTCAGGCAGTCCCTAGGTCTGATGGAGACTGTAGGGCCCTCCAGTGGGACTGCACCTCCCCTGAGGGCTGCTCTGGGAATAATGCCCACATCCAGCTGTGGAAACTGGCCTTTGCAGGGGAGGGGATCAGACCCAGGCATCCACACAGTCCTTCAAGGACTGATGCTCTGGTCCTGCTTGGGCATAGGCAGACTCTTAATAATAACTTCTCTCTCCTGATTCACAGCATCTGCAGCACCGGCTCCACCAACCCACCCCTCCGTGAGCGTAAGTTTTGGGAAGGTTCTGTTTATTGGTACCTCAGTAGTTTAATGTTATAGCATTTCAAGCTTGCTGATCAAACTCTGCTCTTCTCTAAAAGGCTGTAACTCAAACTGAATATATTAAGCCCAGCTGCAATGTTGTCCCCTTTCCAGCTTGGATGGGGAAGAGGAATAGCTGAGCACAGCTACCATTAATGCTGAAAATGGTTTCCATTCATATTGTGCTCCTTGCAACATGCGGGCCTGTCCTCGGGGAtccctctcccccctgccctcTTTGCCAGGCAGGAGCAAGGAAGACGTGGTCGGATTCTGGGAACACAGCCTTGCTGCTGGCCGCTGGCCGCTGGCCAGGTCTTTGTGTTTGCTCTGCGTCCCTGGCCTCGGGGTACGTCTGGGCTCAGCAACCACTTCGAGTGCCAAGCAGTGTTGAAACCAGCGAGTTTGGGCTCTAGGAGCATCCCATGCCAGAGCCCAGCGGAGGCTAAATAAGGGACTGAGCATTCACCTATCTTCTCAGAGAGCTTTCACAATCTGTGGTGGGCTCTTATGCCACAGCAACTCTGCTGCAAACAGCACTAGTGTTCAAAGCTGTGATGGACAAATGTGTGCTATACTGCTCTGTTGCTGTCTGCTTTTTGGACAGTGGCTGTTTACAGTGTCTGTTGCACTCATGGGTGCCACTTTttgggcaggcaggtgtgctGGCTGCAAGCTGAGCTGCCTCTGGGCTTCCCATTGCTCCCTGTCTCAAAACAAGCTGCAGAAATTCGGCTAGGATgacccctgctgctgcaggatgggGATGGGCAAAGCAGAGGGGGCAGAGAGCAAAATGCAGCCCTGTGTGCATGCCCCTCACTGCTTGGGTAAACACAGAGCCCTCAGCACCTCAGCCTGCACAGCCCACAGGCTGGGTTACTGAAGGGCGATGCTGCATTCAGCCTCCATGGTAGTGAATCCCCCCAGGGTCTGAtccctgctgtgcagctgcaaaGGGGTACCTGCCAGCCGGGACTGGAAGGGAAAAGTCAGCTTGACACCACTCCAATCTCTTGTGCCCACCTTTTAGAGGAAGTCACCAGCTGGggctctgtgggctgcagaggctccccctccctctcctctgccatTTCAGACTGAAGAACTTCCCCCTGACTGCATTACCCACTTTATTCCCATTTACTTTTCCAGAGAAATCTCGGGCCTCTCAATGCAGACGGATACACGCCAGAGCCTGTAGGTGAGCATATTTGAAAGCCCTCTCCTCCTAATAGGAGAGAGGAGCTGGGGATGCCACGGGAACCATGGGGGTTACCTGACACATCTGTATCACCTTCTGATCAAATTGCTGTGCTACAAAGCCCCTTTCTTACAAAGGCGCCCAGGAGCTTCCCACCCATTTCAGGGCAAAACTGTTTGCCCACACCCAGCACATGGTAAATTAAGCCCCAGCCCATTCCCCATCACACCCAGTAAATCAAGCCCTGGCCCATTGCCTTCCATCCTGCCTACTAAATACTCAGTGTGTTCAGTTACATTTCAGTGCCCAGGTCCTGCGGAGCCGATGTGTGAAGTGGGAACACTCAAACACCTCTCCCCATCCTGGCTCCTTCAGCAGCTGTAACTAGGAGAAGCCATGGGTTGTGAAAGGAAGGGAGATGCCCAGGAGGGAGACTTGAATGCTGGGGCTTGAAGGAGAATTGTCCAAGACTAGGGAAATCCTGCCCAACCAGTGAGGgagagagggatggggaaggttACATTGTTCACAGCTGTAAAGACCTGTATCTCTTGGGAAGGTGCAGGAAAGTCACGCGTGCTACCCATGGACACCAGTGTCTACGAGAGCCCATACAGTGACCCTGAAGAACTGAAGGATAAGAAGCTTTTCCTGAAGAGGGACCACCTGATGATCGATGAagtggagctgggggcaggaaACTTTGGCTGTGTCAAGAAAGGAGTCTACAAAATGAGGAAGTGAGTGCTGCCCTGAAGGATGCCGAGGAAGCAGGAGGAGGGTGCTCTGGGCTGAGCTCACACGTGTCCCCAGCTATCCTCTTTCTAGCTAGATGGATCCTAAAGTGATAATGTGGTGGACATATAATAGATACTCTGGAAGGTCAGTGATGACTTTCCACAGACTTTCAGTGACAGCCTCATCCTGAGAGTGTAATTGGCACTGCATGCTCCCGGGCATAAGACTGCCACTTCTGAAGGCATTTGCTGGGCTCAGAGGAGCAAGTCCATGCTTCTGAGGTCATCTTGGTGCACATCAGGGCAAAGGAGTGAGACTGAGGTGATGTGCAATCCTCGGCTCTGTCACTGATTGTCTGTGAGTCCACAAAGATGGATTTTGCCCGCTTTGCGCCTGAGTTTCCCCCTTGAAAAACAGCAATGATGATGCAGATCTCATTGTGTGAGGTGATGCGTCTTCAGATCTACAGATGGCAAATACTGGCCTACATCTACATGGCTGAGGTGATCCTTTTCTCTTTGGCCTTCTAGCAGGCCTGGGATACCAGTACTTGTTTGAGTACTTGTTGAGAGATCAAACATTATCACGTGAGAAGTGGTTTGCATTCCTGGCTGTGATACAGGAGTCCAGCTGCTATTTAATTCATTCCATGTGTGTTCCTTTTGCGCCCTGCACAGGAAGCAGATTGATGTAGCCATAAAGGTGCTCAAGAGCAACAACGAGAAAACAGTGAAGGATGAAATGATGAAAGAAGCCCAGATCATGCATCAGCTGGACAACCCCTACATTGTCCGCATGATTGGGGTCTGCGAAGCAGAGTCCTTGATGCTTGTGATGGAGATGGCTTCTGGAGGGCCACTCAACAAGTTCTTGGCTTCCAAGAAGTGAGTACTGAATAAAATGTGGCTGGCTGATTTTATGCAATTCTCATTAAATTCTTCTGCCACGGGAGCCTGGCTTTGTAGGGGGAGGGGAGTTGATAACAGCAGAAAGAGATGTCTTTTCATGTAAGGGAATAGGGACTGATGCTTCTGGAGCAGACTTGTCCACATTCATTCTCCCTTGCAGCTAGAAATGTTGGAGGGGACTGTGGTGTACAGAGTAATGGCAGATCCTTTATTACTGCATTGTCCTTTCATCTTCCCCAGAGACGAGATTACAGTCAGCAATATTGTGGAGCTAATGCACCAAGTATCCATGGGAATGAAGTACCTGGAGGATAAAAACTTTGTCCACAGGGACCTGGCAGCCAGAAATGTCCTGCTAGTCAACCAGCATTATGCCAAGATCAGTGACTTTGGACTCTCCAAGGCTCTTGGCGCTGATGACAGCTACTACAAGGTAAGTGTCAGCATAGTGAAGGATCTAGATGGCTAGCGGGAGTCCTCCTAACTGGGGGCTGAGGCCTCAGGAGCCTTGCTGCACAACCACATCACACTCTGGCTGGCCTCACTGCTGTGACATTAAAAGGGACTTTGCAAAGATCCACGTGGCAAGGAGGAAATTCAGACGGATGCAGAGGCAGCGAGTGGGATGCAGTGCAGTGGGATGACGAGAGAGAGGACCCAGGAGATGAGCCAGAGTAgagagcagggaagagaaggTGATGAAGAGTGAGCCAGGGCTGATCTTCCCAGCAGTGTGCACCAATGCACAACTGCACTGGGCCccggggctggggtgcaggcGGAGGGTGGCACCGCAGGACAGCATCGTGAACCCAGAGATGCCGGGGCCGGGGTTTGGTACTCAGGGCTTGGGGCCTTGagctcccagcccagggcaAGGGGATTTTTTCAGCAGTGTGGGATTTCATTTAACACAAACTAAATAGCAAAGCAGAATTCTAGTTCAGCTCAGAGTGGTCTGTGTCTCACGGTGGAAAGGTTCCTCTTTGCTTCGCTACAGGCCAGAACAGCAGGGAAGTGGCCCTTGAAATGGTATGCCCCAGAGTGCATCCTCTATCACAAGTTCTCCAGCAAGAGTGACGTATGGAGCTACGGCGTGACCATGTGGGAGGCCTTCAGCTACGGGCAGAAACCATACAAGGTGAGGCAGGGCTGGGTCCATCATGGATGGATACCACAGTCTAGTCTCCGACTCTATAACAGGCTGAACACACACTGAAACTACAATTTCTATTACCTTGACTGGTGCTCTTCCCACTGTTGAACAGAGTGGAAAGGAGACGGGCTCACTTCTACTTTACAAAAGGCACAAATAAGATTGTTTGGATCCTGCAGCTTTGTGTTAATTTAAGgggggagaaacagaaaaaacaaattaatttggGTTTGAATCAAGGCAGATCTTCTCTTTGATCCTTCTGCTCACTTGCAGGGCTGAAAAACCAGTTGCTCGGCCACTGCTTTGCCCAGGCTTGGGATGGGGTCTGCAGGCTGGGCTGGCCACAATGCGAGACAcggctgctgggtgctggggttgAAAACAGTGACTGTACAGAGTGTGTGGTGAATGGATCCAAAACATTGACCCAGGCCAAGCTCTAATCTGTCTTTTCTAATCCTGTTGCCAGCTCCAAAAACATTAAAGCATTTTCCCACTTGATCTTATCCTAGAAAATGAAAGGACCAGAGGTCATCAGCTTCATAGAGCAAGGGAAGCGCATGGACTGCCCCACAGACTGCCCGGCAGAGATGTACGCCCTCATGCAGCAATGCTGGACCTACAGGTGAGGCTTTCACTAGCTCAACTCTTTGCTGGGTGGCAGGTCCATCAGAACAGCACACACTGGATGGCGGCAGCACAAAGCAAACGGTGTCTCCTGCCTTGGTCTCATTCTCCAGTCTATGATGAATGATGCACCTATTTCTTTATTATCATAGCCCTCCGTTTGCCTGTACCAACCCCGGAAGATATCAGAGTCTCTGTGCCTTTGTCCCTCCATCCCAGAAAAGCCTCAGCTGTGCTTCTAAGCCCTGGTACAACGGGCTGCTGTTCTTCCCCAGGTTCTTCTGTGCTTGGTATCATCTCATTGCATCAGTCcacttttgtcctttctgttgACTCAATTTGTTCCTTTCTGCCCTTGCAGATGGGAAGAGCGTCCAGgatttatttctgtggaaaatataATCCGCTCCTACTACTACAGTATTGCTACCAAGACAGAAAATGGGCCAGAGACAGACAACAATTCAAAAGCAACTCTTCCTTGAgtttccctctctgctccttAACACACACCCTTCCTGCATGGGACCTGGAAAGGCTCTTTGTGAATTTTTGCTTTAATCTCTCAAATGCCGGTTTTGTTTCTCAAGTAGTTCCACAACTAAGAACATGGGAGACGATGCTGTCACAGCAGACAAGGTCACTCAGCTGTGCCTCGTGTGTCCAAACAGCCGGCCATGATTTACATCTCCAGTGTGACTGCATACAGGACAGTACAGACAGTATTATAGTTCCTTCTTACCCACTCCCAAAACCATCCCAGAATCTCAGAGCTTAATGCTTGCCAGGCTCACTAAGGATGAACTGTGTTGGCTCCAGCAGACACGGATTTTTCCAGATCCCTTAAAAACCAATTCTTTCAAAGGAAATCACCAAGTACACATTTCTGGTGAGGTTTGTGTGGGGTGGGGCACAGGACAGGGAACCATCAAGTCTCCTTCCCCTTGGCTTGGGGCAAGAAGCAGCTGGTGTGGTGATTGCTCCCAGCAGAGACAGGGAGGAGCGGTGGGGCAGATGTACAGGGTGCCACTGCTTTGTCCTCCTCGCACCCTGCCAGCCATAGCTCTTACACCTCAGGGCACTGCCATGTGCCTGTTAAGCACAGAGCACGGTGTACATGACCCCTGCACTGCTACAGCCCTCCAAGCTGATTATGGCTCCTGAA of Phalacrocorax aristotelis chromosome W, bGulAri2.1, whole genome shotgun sequence contains these proteins:
- the ZAP70 gene encoding tyrosine-protein kinase ZAP-70, with product MPDAAAHLPFYYGSIARSEAEEYLKLAGMSDGLFLLRQCLRSLGGYVLSMVCNLQFYHYAIERQMNGTYAIAGGKAHCGPEELCEFYSKDADGLCCTLRKPCNRPSGVEPQPGVFDSMRDNMVREYVRQTWQLEGDALEQAILSQAPQVEKLIATTAHERMPWYHGSIARDEAERRLYSGAQPDGKFLLRERKENGAYALSLIYGKTVYHYRIDQDKSGKYSIPEGTKFDTLWQLVEYLKLKPDGLIFYLRETCPNPNMPASAAPAPPTHPSVSRNLGPLNADGYTPEPVGAGKSRVLPMDTSVYESPYSDPEELKDKKLFLKRDHLMIDEVELGAGNFGCVKKGVYKMRKKQIDVAIKVLKSNNEKTVKDEMMKEAQIMHQLDNPYIVRMIGVCEAESLMLVMEMASGGPLNKFLASKKDEITVSNIVELMHQVSMGMKYLEDKNFVHRDLAARNVLLVNQHYAKISDFGLSKALGADDSYYKARTAGKWPLKWYAPECILYHKFSSKSDVWSYGVTMWEAFSYGQKPYKKMKGPEVISFIEQGKRMDCPTDCPAEMYALMQQCWTYRWEERPGFISVENIIRSYYYSIATKTENGPETDNNSKATLP